TCCTCGGCGTGGGCAGCGGCGACGACGAGGGTTCGGCCGCCGACCGCGCCCGCGGCGAGATCTCCCGCGTGTTCTCCAGCGCCGTCAGCGTGGACACCACCGTCGACGAGAGCGAGACCACCGTGAACCAGGGCGACCGGACGAACACGTCGTTCTCCCAGTCCGTCGCCCAGAACGTGCGGACCGCGTCGAAGAAGATGCTCGAGGGCGCCGAGGTCGTCGAGCGCTGGAAGGACGCGGCGACGGGGCGCTATTACGCGCTCGCCGTCCTGAACAAGGGCAAGGCCCTGTCCGCCGTCGCCGAGAAGACCTCGGCGCTCGACGCGGACGCCCTGCAGTGGAAGACCCGCCTCGACGCGGCCGAGGACAAGTTCGAGCGCGCCAAGGCCGCCGCCAAGCTCTCCGCCGTGCTCAAGGGGCGCCTCGACCTCGAGAACGACCGCCGCGTGCTCGGCGGCGGCCCCCTGGCGTCGACGGTCGACGTCTCCGCGGCCAAGGCCGCCGCGTCGAAGGCCCTCGCGGCGCTCGACGTCGTCGTCATCGCGTCGGGCGACAACGCCGAGGAGGTCGAGACCGGGATCGTGACCGGCCTCGTCGCCTCGGGGATGATGGCCAAGCGCGGCAACGCCGGCGACAAGGGCGACCTCGTCGTCGAGTCCCGGTCCGCCGCCGAGCCCGTCTCCGGCGGCGACGCCCGCTGGAAATGGTCCCGCGCCACCGCGACCGTCACCCTCAAGGAGGGGCGCGAGGAGAAGACCTTCTCGCGCTTCGACGTCTCCGAGCGCGAGGCCTCCGCCGACGC
This DNA window, taken from Elusimicrobiota bacterium, encodes the following:
- a CDS encoding LPP20 family lipoprotein produces the protein VAAALMSACGGASSHKSSSGGARPSWVEGESPRWTRAQNVLGVGSGDDEGSAADRARGEISRVFSSAVSVDTTVDESETTVNQGDRTNTSFSQSVAQNVRTASKKMLEGAEVVERWKDAATGRYYALAVLNKGKALSAVAEKTSALDADALQWKTRLDAAEDKFERAKAAAKLSAVLKGRLDLENDRRVLGGGPLASTVDVSAAKAAASKALAALDVVVIASGDNAEEVETGIVTGLVASGMMAKRGNAGDKGDLVVESRSAAEPVSGGDARWKWSRATATVTLKEGREEKTFSRFDVSEREASADAGEARRRAAGGLARKAAEKTAAAISDFFENL